CTGGGCCCCGGAATAGTCGAACTCGCAGGCCTGGCCGATCACGATGGGACCGGCGCCGATGATCAGGATCGAGTGGATGTCGTTACGCTTTGGCATCGCTTCTTCAATCTCGCTTTCTTGCCGGTCCTGGGCAGGTCTTGCTGGTCAGGCCTTTGATTTCGCCGCCTCGATGTTCGCCACGAAGCGTTCGAAGAGGTAATGGCTGTCGTGCGGGCCGGGGCTCGCCTCCGGGTGGTACTGCACGGAGAAGACCGGCTTGTCCTTGAGGCGGATGCCCTCATTGGAGCCGTCGAAGAGGCTGACGTGGCTGGCCTCGACGCCTTCGGGCAGGCTGTCTTCCTTCACCATGAAACCGTGGTTCTGGCTGGTGATCTCGACGCGGCCCGTCTCCAGGTCCTTGACCGGATGGTTGGCGCCCCGATGGCCCAGATGCATCTTCTCGGTCTTGGCGCCCAGCGCCAGCGAGAGGATCTGGTGACCAAGGCAGATGCCGAAGATCGGCAGGTCGCGCTTGATCAGGTCCCGGACCACCGGCACGGCGTACTCGCCGGTCGCAGCGGGATCGCCCGGACCGTTGGACAGGAAGATGCCGTCGGGTTCGTGGGCCAGGATCTCCTCGGTCGTGGCGCTGGCCGGGACCACGGTCACCTCGCAGCCAAGACCCGCCAGGCTGCGCAGGATGTTGCGCTTCGCGCCGTAGTCGACCGCCACGACCTTGTGCTTGGGCGAGGAAAGCTGGCCGTAGCCGCCTTCGAGCGACCAGGGCGTCTCCTCCCACTTATAGGTCTGAAGGCAGGTCACCTCCTTGGCGAGGTCCAGGCCGTTCAGGCCGGAGAAGGCGGCGGCTTCCTGCTGCAAGGCCTTGACGTCCAGCGGGCCATCGGGGGCGTGGCCGATGGTGCCGTGCGGCGCGCCGGCGTCGCGGATGCGCCGGGTCAGCGCGCGGGTGTCGAGCCCGGCGATGCCCATCAGGCCGCTTGAGGTCAGCCAGGCGTCCAGGTGCTGGGCGGCGCGCCAGTTGGAGGGCTCGGTGATGTCGCAGCGCAGGACCAGACCGCGCGCCGCGGGCGCCACGGTCTCGATGTCCTCGTGGTTGGCGCCGACGTTGCCGATGTGCGGGAAGGTGAAGGTGATGATCTGGCCGGCGTAGGAGGGGTCGGTCAGGATCTCCTGGTAGCCGGTAAGCGAGGTGTTGAAGCAGACCTCTCCGGTCGAAGAACCGGCGATGCCGAGGCCGCGTCCCCAGAAGACCGTCCCGTCCGCCAGAACCAAGGCCGCTGTTGCGCCTTTCGGCGGGGTCGGGGCGGGGGCGTCGGTCATGTCACTTACCTCAATCCTGCTGGCGTCCGGTCCGGCCTCGGTTCGATCGGGCGCAGCCGCACCCTGTCGGCCGGACGGTTCGCGTGGCTTTGCGCCGGGTTCGCGGATGAACCCGTTTAGAGATCGCGCGCGCGAAACTTCCGGTCGGGCGGTCGCCGCGACGGCCTTCGTACCAAGCGCTATTCCTGCTGTCGTGCTAAGGGGCCTTGATAGGGGAGAGCAGCGGGAAGGTCAAGCAAACAGCAGGTAAAAAAATTATCCATTTATTTCAGGTACTTATAGGGAGCCATCTGATTTGCCAAGCGGGACGCTTTCCGTTAGTCTCCGCCGCCGTCCAAGGGAAGGCCCCTTATTGCAGAGGGCCTCGAGGGAGAAAAGATTCATGCTGCGCAGTCAGTTGAACGACGCCTTGAAAGTCGCGCTCAAACAAAAGGACTCGGCGGGGACCTCCACGCTCCGGCTGATCCTGGCCGCGCTCAAGGACCGTGACATCGCCGCGCGGGGCCGCGGACAGACCGAGGGCATCGAAGAGCCCGAGATCCTCGAGATGCTGCAGAAGATGATCAAGCAGCGCGAAGATTCCATCGAGGCCTACGACAAGGGCGGTCGCCCCGACCTGGTGGAAAAGGAGAAGGCCGAGATCGAGGTGATCCGCCGCTTCATGCCCCAGCCGCTGTCCGAGGACGAGACCCAGCAGGTGATCGACGGCGTGATCGCCGAGCTCGACGCCACCTCCATCAAGGACATGGGCCGCGTCATGGGCGCGCTGAAGGAACGCTTTCCGGGCCGCATGGACTTCGGGCTGGCGAGCCGGACGGTCAAGCAGAAGCTGGCCTGAACCGGCGGAGCCGGGGCTTTATCCCCAAGCTTTTCCACAAAGTGTCCCGGCTATTCTTCTTGCGGCCCCTGCTGCGCCTTGGCGCGGTCACGGGCCGCTCTGCTATTCTCCCCGCCCGAATCCCGACTTGCCCGCTTGTGGGGAGTCGCCCCTCGAAAGGGAGCTGATCGCAAGGCATGGCCTTTAGTCCCGCCTTTCTCGACGAATTGCGAAGCCGCTTGGCGCTGTCCGATCTGGTCGGGCGGCGCGTCAAGCTGGTCAAGCGCGGGCGCGAACACACAGGCCTTTGTCCTTTCCACAACGAAAAGACCCCTTCCTTCACCGTCAGCGACCCCAAGGGCTTCTATCACTGCTTTGGCTGCGGCGCGCATGGCGACGTGATCAAGTTCGCCATGGAGACCGAGGGCCTGAGCTTCCCCGAGGCGGTGGAGCGCCTGGCCGGGGAGGCGGGGCTGGAAGTGCCGCGCGAGACGCCGCAGGAGCGCGAGCGCGCCGAGCGCGCCGCCACGCTCTATGACGTGCTGGAGGCCGCCGCCGCCTGGTTCGAGGCGCGTCTGCGCGCCGAGGAGGGGCAGGAGGCGCGCGGCTACCTGGAGCGCCGGGGCCTCGCCAAGCAGGCCTGGACACGCTTTCGCATCGGCTTCGCCCCCGACCAACGCGGCCTTTTGAAGAAGGCCATGAACGCCAAGGGCATCGACGACGAGAAGCTGATCGCCGCGGGGCTGCTGAAGCGGGCCGAGGACGGCTCGCTGCGCGACTACTTCTTCAACCGGGTCATGATCCCCATCACCGACCGGCGCGGGCGCATCATCGCCTTCGGCGGGCGCGCGCTGGGCGAGTCGCCCGCCAAGTACCTGAACTCTCCCGACACCGATCTCTTCCACAAGGGCCGGCTGCTCTACAACCTCGCCAACGCGCGTCAGGCGCTGAGCGCGCGCACGGGCGCCGCGGAGGCGCGGCTGGTGGTGGTCGAGGGCTACATGGACGTGATCGCCATGGCCGAGTTCGGTTTCGCCGCCGCCGTGGCGCCGCTGGGCACCGCCGTGACGGAGGAGCAGATACAAGAGCTGTGGAAGCTCTCGGATGAGCCGACGCTCTGCCTGGACGGCGACAGCGCGGGCTTGCGCGCGGCCCTGCGGGCGGCGGAGCGGGCCTTGCCCCTGCTGCGGCCTGGCCGCTCCTTGCGCTTTTGCTTCCTGCCTCAGGGCGAGGACCCCGACAGCCTGCTGCGGGCGAAGGGCGCCCAGGCCCTGGCCGACGTGCTGGCCGCTGGCGAATCGCTCTTCGATGCGATCTGGCGGGTGAAGGCCGCCGCC
Above is a window of Limibacillus sp. DNA encoding:
- the carA gene encoding glutamine-hydrolyzing carbamoyl-phosphate synthase small subunit; translated protein: MTDAPAPTPPKGATAALVLADGTVFWGRGLGIAGSSTGEVCFNTSLTGYQEILTDPSYAGQIITFTFPHIGNVGANHEDIETVAPAARGLVLRCDITEPSNWRAAQHLDAWLTSSGLMGIAGLDTRALTRRIRDAGAPHGTIGHAPDGPLDVKALQQEAAAFSGLNGLDLAKEVTCLQTYKWEETPWSLEGGYGQLSSPKHKVVAVDYGAKRNILRSLAGLGCEVTVVPASATTEEILAHEPDGIFLSNGPGDPAATGEYAVPVVRDLIKRDLPIFGICLGHQILSLALGAKTEKMHLGHRGANHPVKDLETGRVEITSQNHGFMVKEDSLPEGVEASHVSLFDGSNEGIRLKDKPVFSVQYHPEASPGPHDSHYLFERFVANIEAAKSKA
- a CDS encoding GatB/YqeY domain-containing protein — protein: MLRSQLNDALKVALKQKDSAGTSTLRLILAALKDRDIAARGRGQTEGIEEPEILEMLQKMIKQREDSIEAYDKGGRPDLVEKEKAEIEVIRRFMPQPLSEDETQQVIDGVIAELDATSIKDMGRVMGALKERFPGRMDFGLASRTVKQKLA
- the dnaG gene encoding DNA primase, with the protein product MAFSPAFLDELRSRLALSDLVGRRVKLVKRGREHTGLCPFHNEKTPSFTVSDPKGFYHCFGCGAHGDVIKFAMETEGLSFPEAVERLAGEAGLEVPRETPQERERAERAATLYDVLEAAAAWFEARLRAEEGQEARGYLERRGLAKQAWTRFRIGFAPDQRGLLKKAMNAKGIDDEKLIAAGLLKRAEDGSLRDYFFNRVMIPITDRRGRIIAFGGRALGESPAKYLNSPDTDLFHKGRLLYNLANARQALSARTGAAEARLVVVEGYMDVIAMAEFGFAAAVAPLGTAVTEEQIQELWKLSDEPTLCLDGDSAGLRAALRAAERALPLLRPGRSLRFCFLPQGEDPDSLLRAKGAQALADVLAAGESLFDAIWRVKAAAFDFSRPDQRAKFVAEIKESFREIRDEDVRSAYLDAVFNRLRERPKTAAGGARRGTRGSYGRKEYEPPKHQDITGPLLADIAAQRRSYRSSVTHNLSRRQEELLLATLINHPDLLDELAEKLALVALNSSDLKQLRTALLDAFAADPGLDREALGCHLNDLGYQGLLERLLSRELYTHGAFAKPDADLGYARAGWLEVFALAQKHQSEAETDDARRRLAEEMTDENLARLAMADGAKGS